Genomic window (Pirellulaceae bacterium):
CTCAGACCGGATGCGATGGCGACGACCGTGTCTTCTCGATCGGACCTCGACCGGGCTGTTCTGCAGGCATTGCCGTCGGGTGACCGTTAAACGCGACTTTCCGCCATTGCGGATTCTGCAGAATGTCGGCAGCAGGTAATTGAGTCACCTGATTTGCCCCCTCCCACCGCCAACGAGGCCGAAGCGCGTAGCCGCCTGACTGGTAACCGCTACCCAATCGGGATATCCTGAGTGTTTCGGCGAGCAAACTCGTAATGGACCGACCGAGACGGCGACCGAGCCTGATCGTCGGAATAACCGCTTGTCGCGTGGTCAACTGGCCACCGCGCGTAATTTGTGTCCTCCTCACTCGGCAAATGGCAAACATGGGCCAAATGGAAAACAAAGATCAAGACTGGCCAATTCGAAGCAGGCCCTCTTCGCACAACGCGTGGTAGGGGCCTCACAAGCTCCAGCCAGCGACCGCTCCAGCCAGCAACCAAGTCGGGAGCTCGGCTTCCAGCCAGCGATGTGGCCCGACGAAAAGCGACGGATTCGACATCCCCAGCCATCAACGGCTTACCCACTACTTCTTATTCAGGAAAGGACCCTAACCGATGTCAGCTGATGCCAAAATCACCGAACTCAAATTAGAACTTCCCCCTGCTCCCAAACCGGCAGGAGTTTACAAACCCGCATTGATCATCGGTGATCTGTGTTATGTCTCAGGGCACGGTCCCTTGAGATCAGACGGCAGCTTAATCAGCGGCCGTGTGGGGGATGACATGAACGAGGAGCAAGCCTATCAAGCCGCACGCCAAACAGGGCTCGCCATCCTGGCAACCCTTCAGGCACATTTAGGCACGCTCGACCGCATCGAAAGAGTTGTCAAGCTGCTGGGAATGGTTAACTGCACGCCAGACTTCGGCGCGCAGCCAGCG
Coding sequences:
- a CDS encoding RidA family protein encodes the protein MSADAKITELKLELPPAPKPAGVYKPALIIGDLCYVSGHGPLRSDGSLISGRVGDDMNEEQAYQAARQTGLAILATLQAHLGTLDRIERVVKLLGMVNCTPDFGAQPAVINGCSELMAEVFGADEGVGTRSAVGMNALPGGIAVEIEGMFQLKS